The nucleotide sequence GATTAAGAACAATTAACTTTATCTTCAACATTCTGCCATCCAGTGCATACCTAATTTATTTCAGATGATATACAATTAACAACGGATTAGAATCTTCATTTATATTTTTACAGACATTGGGCAAATCTTTGATTACATTCAACTTTGTCGATAAATAAAGAATCTCTGGAGCAGTATAATATTGAACAGAATAATTGTTTTTCAAATAAAAAGAGAGGTTATGCTACAATGTAGCATAACCTCTCTTTTATATTATTCGATATTGTCAGTTTATTTAGCTGCAATTAATTTTTCAAGATATGCTTTTGTTTTTAGCAAGTAATCCTTACTTTGTTCTCCAAGTTCATATTCAATTATGAAATTTCCTTTGAAATTCAATTTCTTAAGAGAAGCAACCAATGCCGGGAAATTTACATCGCCGTTGGGAATAGGTATTTCACTCCCTAATTCATTGGGATTCACTGGATACGTTCCATCTTTAGCGTGAATTGTTTTAACATACTTTCCGATCACTTTCAAACCATCTACAGGATTTGCTTTTCCATACATCAAAAGATTTGCAGGATCATAATTTACAAAAAGATTTCCAGTTCCGATATCCTGAATAGCTCTTAAAAGAGTAACAGGCGTTTCCTGTCCTGTTTCAAAATGGATTTCAATACCTTGTTTCACTGCATGTTCGGCTATTGGTTTCATTACTTCTATGAATTCTTTATACAGAACATCATTAGGATCTTCCGGAATAAATCCGAAATGGGCGTGAACAGCTGGAATACCAGCTTCTTTGCAAAAATCAATGCCATGCATTAACCGTTCTGTACGCGCAGCTCTGTATTCACGAGGTACAAGACCGATTGTCTTAGGTCCTTCAGTCAGATTCCATTTGTAGTCACCAGGTCCCATACAAGTTAGAGAAGCTACTTCTAACTTATATTTAGCAAGAGTTGCTGACAACCGCTTTGCAAGTTCGGAAGAATAAGTTCCGACACTGAGTTGGCAAGAATCGAAACCAAGGTCTTTAACAATTTTCAAATCATTCTCAGGATTATTCGCAGAAGTGATTACTCCGAATAAAATATCCTTTGAAGCATTTTCAACAATTCCAGATTCAACATTTCCCATTATTTCTCTTCCAAAGGAGGGGACAGCATAAGGGATGGCAGCTAATAGAGCTGTAGAACGTACAAAATCTCTCCTGCTAATTTTTTTCATTATAGATATTTTTTATTTAAGTATTTCAAACCAAACGGCTTCATACTTTATTTTAACATAAAAATTTATCGTTCAGGAGCTGTTTTATAAGATGAAACTAATCCTCCTCTCGCAACAGGAGACAAATTTATATCAAAAATAAATATTCTCAAACTATAAAGTCAATTGAAAAAAGTAAATTAGTTGATCTATTCAAAACTAACAAATAAATTCAATAATCATAATTCTATCAAAAACTAATAAAATTTATATCAGATGATATACGATTAACAACGGGTTAGAATCTTCGTTTATATTTTTACAGACATCGGGCAAATCTTTGATTACATTCAACTTTGTCGATAAATAAAGAATCTCAGGAGCAGAATAATATTGAACAATAATATTTTGATCAGGAAATGACTTTCTTCCCCATATTGGTAATCCATTATCAATATCATTTTTTATACCAATACCCGCCATAGATCGATTATAAGTAACTAACACGTTGGGGTCGATAATACTTATCTCTCGTGTAGTCTTTCGCGTGACTTTATCATAATGATAAATATGCATTCTATTATTATATATAACCCTTAGGTAAAAAGAATTATCTGTTTCAAAATAATCAAATACGCTATAGTTGTCGGAAAGCATATCTTGGTTGTTTATACTAAATGCCTTAGCTTTTGATTCAGTCGAATTATTCATTTTCAAATAATACATTGGCTTAACTCCCTTGGGCGTCAGGCAAAAAACAGTATCATTCGATTCTACAGAACATAAATATCCATCTTTGGCAGATATGATATATACATTTTTTAAACCGGTTTCGGCTATAGGAGCCAACTTTGTATTCAAAAAATCGGTCTTAACGTCAATTGTATCTCCACTTAATTTAAAGACTCCCATACCAAACATACCAGGTACATTTATAGGCACGTATTCTGCACCAACTTCAGCCATTAAATCATTCTCAATCAGATATTGGTATGAGAAACCACGGGAAATCTCCTTTTT is from uncultured Macellibacteroides sp. and encodes:
- a CDS encoding 6-bladed beta-propeller, whose amino-acid sequence is MKSHLLFIALLLSSCQYNSTNYSDLNIVNVREGYVDSEINISKEISNIEYVPLELTNDNESMIAGILDCSITKEYIFIISSKQSGILQFDRAGHFIRKFAKGGSGPGETQQILSISADDKKQLIYVSQLFSTSIYQFDGSFVSKKEISRGFSYQYLIENDLMAEVGAEYVPINVPGMFGMGVFKLSGDTIDVKTDFLNTKLAPIAETGLKNVYIISAKDGYLCSVESNDTVFCLTPKGVKPMYYLKMNNSTESKAKAFSINNQDMLSDNYSVFDYFETDNSFYLRVIYNNRMHIYHYDKVTRKTTREISIIDPNVLVTYNRSMAGIGIKNDIDNGLPIWGRKSFPDQNIIVQYYSAPEILYLSTKLNVIKDLPDVCKNINEDSNPLLIVYHLI
- a CDS encoding sugar phosphate isomerase/epimerase family protein, with the protein product MKKISRRDFVRSTALLAAIPYAVPSFGREIMGNVESGIVENASKDILFGVITSANNPENDLKIVKDLGFDSCQLSVGTYSSELAKRLSATLAKYKLEVASLTCMGPGDYKWNLTEGPKTIGLVPREYRAARTERLMHGIDFCKEAGIPAVHAHFGFIPEDPNDVLYKEFIEVMKPIAEHAVKQGIEIHFETGQETPVTLLRAIQDIGTGNLFVNYDPANLLMYGKANPVDGLKVIGKYVKTIHAKDGTYPVNPNELGSEIPIPNGDVNFPALVASLKKLNFKGNFIIEYELGEQSKDYLLKTKAYLEKLIAAK